The Staphylococcus saprophyticus subsp. saprophyticus ATCC 15305 = NCTC 7292 genome contains the following window.
AACTAAGCTCTATCTCAGACCGATACCTTTTTGAAATATGATTATGCTTTTAATTTAAACAATCGTTCTGCGTTTTCAGTTGTTTGTTTACACACTTCTTCGTAACTCACACCACGTAATTCAGCAATTTGTTCCGCAACTAATGTTACGCGGACAGGTTCGTTTCTTTTGCCTCTATAGGGATGTGGCGATAGGAATGGTGCATCCGTTTCAACTAACAGTCTATCAAAAGGCACATGCTTTGCAACTTCTTTTGGTTGTTTTGCATTTTTAAATGTAACAGGACCACCTAATGATACGTAAAAATTCAATTTATTGATAACATCGTCAGCAATTTCAGGTGACGCGCTAAAGCTGTGCATAATGCCACCAATCTCTTCAGCGTGTTCTTCTTTAAGAATATTTACACAATCTTGTGTCGCTTCTCTATTATGAATGATAATTGGTAAATTTACGCGTTTTGCTAATGCAATTTGCTTTCTAAACAATGCTTGTTGAACATCTTTGGGCGACTTATCCCAATGATAGTCTAATCCGGTTTCACCAATGCCAATCACTTTAGGGTGTGCTGCAAGTTTTTCAATCCATTCTAAACGCTCTTCAGTACAATCAATCGCATCTACAGGGTGCCAACCAATAATGCCATAGATAAATTCATATTGGTCAATGAGCTCCATCGTACGTTCTACTGTCGGCGTATCAAAACCAACAACAAACATACGATCCACACCATTCTCTCTTGCGCGTTCAATGACTTCCTCTAAATCTTCATCATATTGATCTGCATTTAAATGAACATGTGTATCGATTAGCATATTAATTCCGCTCCCTCAATTTGTGATTATTTAATTATTGCACCATTTGGAATTGCACTAGGCAAGCTTACAAGTGTAAGTACACCATCTTTTTCAGCAGAAAGTATCATACCTTCTGATTTTCTACCCATTAATTTAGCTGGTTTTAAATTAGTGACAACTGCTACCTTTTTGCCAATAATATCTTCAGGTTGATAGAATTTTGCAATACCTGAAACGATTTGACGTTGTTCACTATCCAAATCAACTTGAATTTTTAATAACTTATCAGATTTTTTCACTTGCTCGGCGTCAATAATTGTTGCAGCCTTGATTTCTACTTTATCAAAATCTTTGATATCAATTTGCGCTTTGCTAGGCAACTCTTCCTCAACTTCTTCTTCAATCTTGTCTGGTTGCATTGATTCCTTGATATAGCTAATTTCAACCTCGCTATCCAAACGTGGGAAGATTGGTTCGGGTTTACCACTCACCATAATCGGTTCAGTTAATGCGCCATACTGTTCAATACTTTCTAATTCAAAAAGTTCTGGTGCATTAATATTTAATTGGCTGAAGATTTGTTTTGGTGCATGTGTAAGGAATGGTCTTAATAATACCGCAATAATACGAATATTTTCTACTAAGTGTGCCATTACGTTACCAAGCATTTCTTTTTGATCCTCATCTTTAGCTAAAACCCATGGTGACGTTTCATCGATATATTTATTAGTACGACTAATGAATTTCCATATAGTTGAAAGTGCTACTGAGAATTGTAAGTCGTCCATATTTTCATGGAAAGTTTTGACGGTATCTAGTGCCATTTGTTCCATATCTTTATCTAATTCGTGTTTAGGACCTTGATATGCTGGTAGTTCACCATCAAAATATTTGTTCACCATTGAAATTGTTCGATTAACTAAGTTACCCAAGTCATTTGCTAAGTCATAATTTGTACGTTCTACAAATCCTTCTGGTGTAAATACACCGTCAGAGCCAAATGGTAATTCACGCATTAAGTAGTAACGTGTTGCGTCCAAACCGTAACGATTAATCAATACGTTAGGATCTACAACATTACCTTTAGATTTACTCATTTTCCCATCTTTCATAAGTATCCAACCATGTGCGAAAACTTTTTTAGGTAATGGAATGTCTAGTGCCATTAATAAAATCGGCCATATAATAGAGTGGAATCGTACAATTTCCTTAGCCATAATATGAATGTCTGCAGGCCAATATTTCTTGAATAGACTGTCATCATCTGATAGATAACCTAATGAAGAAATATAATTTACAAGCGCATCTATCCAAACATAAACAACATGCTTAGGATTTGATTGAACACGAATACCCCAATCAAATGATGTTCTTGATACTGCCAAATCTTCAAGTCCTGGTTTAATGAAATTATTAATCATTTCATTTTTACGTGAAGGCGGTTGAATAAATTCAGGATTTTCATCATAAAATTCTAATAAACGGTCTGTATATTTAGATAAATTGAAGAAATAACTTTCCTCTTTTACTAATTCTACTTCATGACCAGAATCAGGACTCTTACCTCCAACAATCACTCCGTTTTCCATAATTGGATCGACTAATTGTGTTTCAGTATAATACGTTTCATCCGGAACAGAATACCAACCTTCATATTCACCAAGATAAATATCTCCCTGAGCCAATAAACGTTCAAATATTTGTTGTACAACTTCTTTATGTCTAATTTCTGTTGTACGTATAAAATCGTCGTTTGAAATCTCTAGTTTTCCCCATAAATCTTTAATACCAGCAATCATTTCATCAAGGTACTCGATTTCTGATTTCCCAGCTTTTTGTGCTTTTTCTTGAATTTTTTGTCCATGTTCATCCGTTCCCGTTAAATAACGAACATCATAGCCTTGCATTCTTTTATAACGTGCGATTACATCACCAGCTGTTGTCGTATAAGCATGACCGATATGTAAATTCCCACTTGGATAATATATTGGTGTAGTGATATAAAATGTTTCTTTCGCCATCAATGTTCCTCCTCGTTTCTTACATCATTAATATATCTAAATTTAATATTGTTTTCAATAAAGTAGACGTATGCTTCTGTACTGTTTTTATATGCATTTCATATTAACGAATTATATGGATAGTGTACGATTCATATGCGTTTTTTCCACTTTTTTATTGATATGATTTAATAATGGTTAATAATCTCTATCTTATCTACATTACCATAAATCACGCATGTTATGGGAGTTTTTCAACTCTTTTTTATTGTTTATATATGATTTTATATTAAGTCACTTTCACGTCTCTTTTGAAGACTTATAAAATGATTAATTAACCTCATGATAAATGTCGTATACTTCGCTCGTTTTCATATGACGTGCTTCCGCAACAACTTTTATAGCTGCTTTAGGTTTCATATTTTGATTTATATGATACGTTACATGTTCTTTAATAGACATATCCTCAAACCACGAAGTATCCTCTGCATGTTCATCACCTTCAACAAGGACAACGAACTCACCTTTCAACGGAATATTTCCATCTTCAAGTTGCTCAATCACTTCGCTTACATAGCCTGTGACAATTTGCTCAAACTTCTTAGTAAGTTCTCTTCCAACTGATACTTTACGCGCTTCATCTATGTTTAGAATTGTTTTTAAGGTATCTTTCACACGATGCGGTGATTCATAAATAATCAACGTGCTATCTTCATACATACGCTGTTCTAATATCGAATGTTTTTGCTTTTCTTTTCTAGGTAAAAATCCTAAAAATGTATAAGTAAAAGAAGGCAACCCACTTGCCATCAGTGCAGTTAAACCCGCATTAGGTCCAGGTACTGTTTCTACTCTAATTTGTTTTTCTCTTGCAGCTACAACAAGTTCATATCCCGGGTCACTAATAAGTGGTAAGCCTGCATCTGATACGAGTGCAATATCCACACCTTCTTGTAATTGTTCAATTAAATAATCTGTTTGTTGTTCTTTGTTGTGATCATGATAGGACTTGAGTGGTGCTTGTATCTCATAATGCGCACATAATTTTTTTGTCACCCTCGTATCTTCACAAGCTATCAAATCTACATTCCGTAATATATCTACTGCACGATAAGTAATATCTGCTAAGTTACCGATGGGCGTTCCTACTAAATATAACGTTGACATAAGCTATCCCTCACTTATTAATTTAAGTTTTTTTTGACGTGAAAATGTCTTGATTTCATATTCACGTTTCAATGCTTCAGATTTGGTATCAAACATTTCTTGGTAAACTAATTGTACAGGACGTCTTATTTTTGTATATTTGGCACCTTGACCATTATTATGTTTGATAATTCTTTTTTCTATATCTTTTGCATATCCTGTATATAGACTGCCATCTTTACACTTAACAATATATATATAATGTTTATCCATAATATATTTCTCTCATTTCTTCGGTATAAGTGCCATCTTTGTTATATATGTAGAATGGTGGTTGAATTTCTAAGCCCTGATTCCCGCCTTTTCTACCTTCAACAACAATCGTTTGAGCCGCTTTATCCAGTTTACTGTATATAAAATAAATTTTTTTAGGTTCAATTTGATAAGTTCTCATATGACTTAAGACATCCATTAGACGTTCCGCCCTATGAACCATGATAAATCGACCACCTTGCTTTAACAAATGCCTTGCAGCATAACAACAATCTGCTAATGTACACATTATCTCATGTCTCGCTATCTTATGCGCATCTATTTGATGTTGGTGTTGCTGATTTGTTTTAAAATAAGGAGGATTACAAGTGACTAAATCATATTGAGACGGCTTGAAATATCTATGTGCTTCTTTCAAGTCCATTTGATACATATGGATTCTCTCTTCTAGTTGGTTATATGTAATACTTCTTCTAGCCATGTCTACTAATTGCTCTTGAATTTCGACAGCATCTATCATTTGTTGCCCTTTATTCGATAATACTAAAGGAATTACGCCGTTACCAGAGCACAAATCCATTATATTATCGCGCTTTTTCACATTGGTAAAGTGACCAAGTAATAACGCATCCGTCGAAAAAGAAAATACATTATCATTTTGTATAATTCTAAGGTTTTCTTTTAATAAATAGTCTAACCTCTCA
Protein-coding sequences here:
- the metG gene encoding methionine--tRNA ligase codes for the protein MAKETFYITTPIYYPSGNLHIGHAYTTTAGDVIARYKRMQGYDVRYLTGTDEHGQKIQEKAQKAGKSEIEYLDEMIAGIKDLWGKLEISNDDFIRTTEIRHKEVVQQIFERLLAQGDIYLGEYEGWYSVPDETYYTETQLVDPIMENGVIVGGKSPDSGHEVELVKEESYFFNLSKYTDRLLEFYDENPEFIQPPSRKNEMINNFIKPGLEDLAVSRTSFDWGIRVQSNPKHVVYVWIDALVNYISSLGYLSDDDSLFKKYWPADIHIMAKEIVRFHSIIWPILLMALDIPLPKKVFAHGWILMKDGKMSKSKGNVVDPNVLINRYGLDATRYYLMRELPFGSDGVFTPEGFVERTNYDLANDLGNLVNRTISMVNKYFDGELPAYQGPKHELDKDMEQMALDTVKTFHENMDDLQFSVALSTIWKFISRTNKYIDETSPWVLAKDEDQKEMLGNVMAHLVENIRIIAVLLRPFLTHAPKQIFSQLNINAPELFELESIEQYGALTEPIMVSGKPEPIFPRLDSEVEISYIKESMQPDKIEEEVEEELPSKAQIDIKDFDKVEIKAATIIDAEQVKKSDKLLKIQVDLDSEQRQIVSGIAKFYQPEDIIGKKVAVVTNLKPAKLMGRKSEGMILSAEKDGVLTLVSLPSAIPNGAIIK
- the rsmI gene encoding 16S rRNA (cytidine(1402)-2'-O)-methyltransferase is translated as MSTLYLVGTPIGNLADITYRAVDILRNVDLIACEDTRVTKKLCAHYEIQAPLKSYHDHNKEQQTDYLIEQLQEGVDIALVSDAGLPLISDPGYELVVAAREKQIRVETVPGPNAGLTALMASGLPSFTYTFLGFLPRKEKQKHSILEQRMYEDSTLIIYESPHRVKDTLKTILNIDEARKVSVGRELTKKFEQIVTGYVSEVIEQLEDGNIPLKGEFVVLVEGDEHAEDTSWFEDMSIKEHVTYHINQNMKPKAAIKVVAEARHMKTSEVYDIYHEVN
- a CDS encoding TatD family hydrolase, with protein sequence MLIDTHVHLNADQYDEDLEEVIERARENGVDRMFVVGFDTPTVERTMELIDQYEFIYGIIGWHPVDAIDCTEERLEWIEKLAAHPKVIGIGETGLDYHWDKSPKDVQQALFRKQIALAKRVNLPIIIHNREATQDCVNILKEEHAEEIGGIMHSFSASPEIADDVINKLNFYVSLGGPVTFKNAKQPKEVAKHVPFDRLLVETDAPFLSPHPYRGKRNEPVRVTLVAEQIAELRGVSYEEVCKQTTENAERLFKLKA
- a CDS encoding tRNA1(Val) (adenine(37)-N6)-methyltransferase: MLLENERLDYLLKENLRIIQNDNVFSFSTDALLLGHFTNVKKRDNIMDLCSGNGVIPLVLSNKGQQMIDAVEIQEQLVDMARRSITYNQLEERIHMYQMDLKEAHRYFKPSQYDLVTCNPPYFKTNQQHQHQIDAHKIARHEIMCTLADCCYAARHLLKQGGRFIMVHRAERLMDVLSHMRTYQIEPKKIYFIYSKLDKAAQTIVVEGRKGGNQGLEIQPPFYIYNKDGTYTEEMREIYYG
- a CDS encoding GIY-YIG nuclease family protein → MDKHYIYIVKCKDGSLYTGYAKDIEKRIIKHNNGQGAKYTKIRRPVQLVYQEMFDTKSEALKREYEIKTFSRQKKLKLISEG